In Flavobacterium praedii, the DNA window TGTATTACAGTTGTATAAAGGATATGTTTTTCCGAATCGAAATTGTGAAGATGTACATCCTGAAATTACTTCAATAATCGATGTTTCTAGAATTCCCATGGAGCTTATTGAAAAAGAGGTGACAATTGTTTTGAAAGCTAGTTTTGGTTTTGGAGATGTAAATGGATGTGTGGTTTTTAAAAAATTCACAACCTAATAATCACTATGAAAATATAATAATTTTAATACAAAATAAATATGGATAGAGAAATTGCATTAGAACAATTAAAGGAAATTGTAAAACCATATGTACAAGATCAAGAATCATTTGATTCGTTAACAGAAGAAACTACTTTTATAAATGATTTGAAAATAAATTCAGCAAATTTAGTTGATGTGATATTGGATATTGAAGAAAAGTTTGATATTATGATTGATAATGAATCAATGGAGAAAATGGCAAATGTAAAAACTGCAATTGAAATTATTGAAATCGAGTTGGCGAAAAAATGATAGGCAATGATATTGTTGATTTATTTTTAGCTCGAAAAGAAAGTAATTGGCGAAGAAAAGGTTATTTGGAGAAAATTTTTACTCAGGAAGAACAAAATTTAATTCATAATGATTCCAATCCAGAACAAATGGTTTGGAATTTATGGACTAGAAAAGAGTCATCGTATAAAATTTATAATCGCGAAACAGGAATTAGCGGTTATTTTCCTTTGCGCTTAAAGTGTCATTTTGAAGATGAATTCTCAGGAATAGTTTCGATTGGTGATTTTGTATTTTATACACAAACGCAAATAACAGATTCTTATATTTATTCAATTGCTGTTTCTAGGCTTGAATTATTAGATAACATTATTACTTTAGAGAACTTTGAAAACATAAAGAAAGAAAATGGAATTCCTTTTATTTTTGATTTACCTTCAAATTCAATTAAACCTGTTTCAATTAGTCATCACGGACGTTTTCAAAGAATAATTACTTTAAGATAATTTTCTAAACATTATTTTATACCCAACCTTTTTTTTAATTTTAAAAATAACAATGCAATAGTGTATGCATCTTCTGC includes these proteins:
- a CDS encoding 4'-phosphopantetheinyl transferase family protein, with product MIGNDIVDLFLARKESNWRRKGYLEKIFTQEEQNLIHNDSNPEQMVWNLWTRKESSYKIYNRETGISGYFPLRLKCHFEDEFSGIVSIGDFVFYTQTQITDSYIYSIAVSRLELLDNIITLENFENIKKENGIPFIFDLPSNSIKPVSISHHGRFQRIITLR
- a CDS encoding phosphopantetheine-binding protein, encoding MDREIALEQLKEIVKPYVQDQESFDSLTEETTFINDLKINSANLVDVILDIEEKFDIMIDNESMEKMANVKTAIEIIEIELAKK